The following is a genomic window from Candidatus Omnitrophota bacterium.
AGGAGGTTTATCTGGAATGTCCCGTCTTTCTTGAAATTCACGGTGAACTCGATATCGAGCGGGTATCCGTAACGTTTTTCGAGGAGCTTAAGCATCTTTTGCATCGTCTCGCCGAATGACGTCCCGGAGAAAAGTTTGTCGAAAGTCAGTATCCAGCGCTCTTCGGCGGCTTTTCCCGCCTCTTCCGCGAGGCGGTCCGCCTCGTAATCTCTGGCACCGGTATATTCAAGGTTGATCTCTACCTTATCGGCCAATAGCTTCCTAAGCGGCACGGCCTCGAGCCTGTTCTCTTTGATGTTCAGCACATCGAGGTCGTGCTGGGAGAACCTCTGCATATCTTTTGCGCCGGCCAACGGTTTGACCAGGGGCATATCGAGCGCCACTATCCTGGGATAATCCCCTTCCACGCGGTTGACGGCTCGCGTCCCCAGGCCCGCCACTATCCTTAGCATCCCTGCCTTTGGGTCCATGTCCTTGTTCCAGACGAACGTATTATACGATATCCCCACGCCCGCGATATCCGGGAAGAAATAATCCGAATGATAAGCGCCGGACACCCTCTGGACCAGCAGGGCCATCTGTTCATCGGCCTGGTCGAGGCCGCGCTGCAGGCGGTATGCCAGCGCGTCTTTGTTCATGGCGCTCGCGTATATGCGCCTCACCGCCTCCGTGAACTTATTGTACCTCTCCTCCGGCGAACCCTGGTTCACGAGGAATATGCTCTCGTATTTTCCTGCGAAGGCGTTGCCGAAACTGTCTTCCAGCAAACTGCTGGAACGCACGATTATGGGCGACTGCCCGAAATATTCTACCATCTGCCGGAACTGCTCTTTTATCTCTTCCGGAAAGACCCCTCCCAGCATCTTTTCGCGGAGCGCCTCGGCTACGGAAAAATATCCCTCCTTCGTCTTCTGCTCCATCCTGAGCTTCCACCATCCGTTCTCGACTATATAAGTGTAGAAGACGTCCGAACCAACATAGAAAGAATCATGCGGCTCGAAATATTTCTCCATGCCCAGGGAACGCTCCTTGAGGAGCATATTCCTCGCGAGAAGCATGCCGACGGCCTTGCCGCCGATGAAACCCGTGCCTATCATCTTTGATTTGATGCCGAGCAGGTCCTCGAGGGAATAATACTCCTCGACCAGCGAAAGGAGTTTCTCCTCGCGCGCTATCATTATCCTGCAGAGCTGCTTTATCATCTCATTCTTCTCGTCCTGCGAGCCCGCCTTTGAGGCGAGGTCCTCCACCTTCATGAAGAGGCGGTCCCAGTAATCGAGTATCCTGCGGGTGTTCTTTGCGCCTTTCTTGAGGATATTCGAGAAGAGGCGCGCGGTATCGACGCTGTTCGCTATCGGCACGAAACGGTCCTTGCTCATGAGGTGCGGCAGGAACATCGTCGGCGAATACCTGTTCCAGACCTTGAGCGGATGGACATAATACCTGCCCTCGTATTCGTAGACGTCTATGAGGAGCTGCGTTATCTCGCGGATGCGGGCGACGGTCTTGAAGGAATGCCTGTTGCGCAGTATCGAAAAGTAGGCTATGGTATTGAGCTCGTAGAGATACGGGCACGTTATCTTGAAAAAATTCCCTATCATGAGGTCGTTCGCCCACGCCGAGAGCAGGTCGGAGAGGCAATCGAATACGTAATAGACGCCTTCGCCGCGCTCCTTTATGATGCTGTTAAGTTGGGTGGAGAACGACTCGAATCCTTCGTGGGCGTTAAGCTTGTATATTTTTACGCCCTTGGCCGCCTCGAGCAGGGGCTTATGGTCCGCGAACCTTATATAGACGACTTCCTTCTTCTCTTCGAGGGCCTTCTTGACGAACGGGCCGAGGAAATCCTGGTAATTCCTGATATCGTCGATCTGCCAGACTACGTTATCGCCGATCCTTAATCCGGTTATTACCTTATCGAGGCCTTTAAAGCCGGTGCTGACCATGTACTCTCCTAAAAAAACAAGGGCGCCCTTTAGGGACGCCCTTGTCCGGCCTATCTACTCTACAGCGGTTAAACCAAGCCCTGGTCTATCATAGCGTCGGCTACTTTCACGAAACCGGCTATGTTAGCGCCCTTGACATAGTTTATGTAACTGCCTTCCTTGCCGTACCTGACGCACTGTTCATGTATGGCGATCATTATATCGTGCAGTTTGTTGTCGACCTCTTCGCGCGACCATGACAGCCTCATGCTGTTCTGGGACATCTCGAGTCCGGATGTGGCGACGCCGCCGGCGTTCGAGGCCTTTCCGGGCGCGTAGAGGATCTTCGCCTTCTGGAATACCTTGATGCCCTCAGGCGTAGTCGGCATATTGGCGCCTTCGCCTATGGCGATGCACCCGTTCTTGACCAGCATCTTCGCGTCTTCGCCGGATATCTCGTTCTGTGTGGCGCTCGGGAAAGCGACATCGCACTTGATGCCCCACGGGCGCTGGTTATCGAAATATTTGCACTTGAACTCTTTCGCGCATTCCTTGATCCTGCCGCGGCGTACGTTCTTAAGGTCGAGGACGCAGCTCAATTCCTTCTTGTCGATGCCGCCTTCGTCGTATATGAAGCCGTTCGAGTCCGAAAGCGTGACCACTTTCGCCCCGAGATCGATGAGCTTCTCGACGGTATACTGGGCGACATTACCGGCGCCGGATACCGCGCAGGTCTTGCCCTTGAGGCTCTGGCCCTTCGTCTTCATCATCTCTTCGACAAAATATACGCAGCCGTAACCGGTCGCTTCCGGCCTTACGAGGCTTCCGCCCCATCTCAGGCCCTTGCCTGTCAATACGCCGGTGAACTCGTTGCGCAATCTCTTGTACTGGCCGAACAAGAACCCTATCTCGCGGCCGCCTACCCCTATGTCGCCGGCCGGCACGTCCGTGTCCGGGCCGATATGCATCTGGAGTTCTGTCATGAAACTCTGGCAGAACCTCATCACCTCGGCGTCAGACTTTCCCTTAGGGTCGAAATCCGAGCCGCCTTTTCCGCCGCCCATGGGAAGCGTCGTAAGCGCGTTCTTGAATACCTGTTCGAAAGCGAGGAATTTCAGTATGCTCAGGTTTACGCTGGGATGGAAACGAAGGCCGCCTTTATACGGGCCTATCGCGCTGTTCATCTGTATACGGAAACCGCGGTTTATCTGGATGTTGCCCTTGTCGTCTGTCCAGGGGACCCTGAACATAAAGACCCGCTCCGGCTCGACCATCCTCTCAAGTATCTTCTCTTCCTGGTACCTGGGATTGTCGCCGATATAATCCCACACAGATTCCGCGACTTCCTGCACCGCCTGGTAGAATTCGGGCTGCGCAGGATCCCTCTCCATGACTTTCGACATGAAATCTTCGATCTTCTTTGCTGCCATTTGGCTGGCTCCTTTTTTTAGAAAATAAATGCGCCCCAACGCATAAAAGAATGTGGCTGAAGACGTCTTTGTCTCTAGGTTTGCTTCGCTGCTCTGTTGCAGAAAACTTCCGATACGGCTTTGTATCGCAGGTGCAATCAGGATAGCAGAATACCGGCTGTATTGTCAAGGAAGTTATCCGGCTCGGCGCTAAATATTCCCGAGATAGACGTTCCTTAATTTCTTTTTCGCTATCTTATAAGCCTTCTCGAGTGTCTCCTTCGAGGTGATGGGCCGGTCGAGCTTGTAGCACGGGAAATACCTCGAAAAATGCAGCGGCACATCCGCGCCGACATTATCATATATCCAATCCGTGAGACGGTTGAAATTCTCTTCGGAATCGTTCAGCCCGGGTATGACCAGGTTGGTCAGTTCCACATGGCACGCCTCGGCCGACCTCTTTATCGTGTGCAGGACGGGCCCGAGGCTGCCCTTGCAGTATTTCCTGTAGAATTCGTCGTCGATGGACTTGAGGTCTATGTTCATCGCGCCGATGAACGGGAGCATCTCCTCCAGCGGTCCCGGATTTACAAAACCATTCGTTACCAGGACGTTCTCGAGGCCTTCTTTTTTCGCGAGTTTCGCGGTCTCGAGGACGAACTCGTACCATATGAACGGCTCGTTATAGGTATAGGCGATGCCGAACGATTTGCATTCCCTGGCCTTATCTATCACCCATTGCGAAGTTATATTCCGGGTCGGCGCATCGAGGTCCTGCGATATCGCCCAATTCTGGCAGAACGGGCATTTGAAGTTGCAGCCTTTGGTCCCGAGCGAGAATATGAATTCGCCGGGATGGTAATGGTAGAGGGGCTTCTTCTCGATGGGATCAAGCGACGCTGAAGTCGTTTCGCCGTAGACGAGAGTATAGAGCTTACCGTCGATATTCTGCCGTACGCCGCAGACCCCGGTGATGCCGTTTACGATCTTGCAATCGTGGGGGCAAAGCAGGCAGTGGACCGAGCCATCCGTCTTTTCCCAGTAAAGCGCTTCTTTCAATACCTGTTCTTCTCGTCGGGCTTCTGCCCTTCCTTGAGCAAGCCTGAGAGCTCCTTCATGAACTGGTTTATATCCTTGAACTGGCGGTAGACCGAAGCGAACCTGACGTAGGCGACCTCGTCGAGGTCGTGGAGTTGTTTCATGACGAATTCACCTATCGCCGTAGAGGAGACTTCCTTTTCGTAGTTGCGCTGGATGATCCTCTCGACTTCGTCTACCATCCCCTCGGCCTTATCCATGGGGACGGGGCGTTTCTCGCAGGCCTTGAGTATCCCTGAGAGGAGCTTCTTGCGGTCGAACGGTTCGCGCCTCCCGTCCTTCTTTATCACCATCATGGGATGCTCTTCGAGCCGCTCATATGTCGTGAACCTCTTCTGGCATTTGAGGCACTCGCGCCTGCGCCTGATAGAGTCGCCTTCGGCCGAGATGCGGGAATCTATCACTTTATCTTCTATGTTACCGCAAAATGGGCATTTCATCTTTTCTTACCCGACTTGGCCATCCTTATCTCCACGCCTGCCTCTTCAAAAAATTTCTTCGCCATCTCGTCCGGATATCCCGATTCCATTATTATCTCTTTTATGCCGGCGTTTATCAGCATCTTCGCGCAGATAGAGCACGGCTGGTTCGTGCAATAGAGAGTCCCGCCGTGTATATCGACCCCGTGGAGCGCCGCCTGGATTATGGCGTTCTGTTCCGCATGCAGGCCGCGGCAGAGCTCATGCCTCTCGCCCGACGGGACCTTGAGCTTGTCCCTGAGGCAGCCCGTAACCTCGCAGTGCGTAATGCCGCTCGGCGTCCCGTTATAGCCGGTGGTAAGTATCCTTTTATTCTTAACGATCAAGGCGCCGACCGCGCGCCTCAGGCATGTGGAACGCTCCGAGATGAGCTTCGCTATGCCGATGAAATATTCGTCCCAGTCCGGCCGTCTCTTTCTTATTGTATTTTTTTTAGCCATATTAAGCCTCATTCAAAAGGTCGCGATAGAGCGGGAATCTCTTTACCATTGCGCGCACTTTTTCCTTTACGCGGCCTGCGGCCGCCGCATCTGTGATATTGCTTAAAACCTCGTCGATGAGCCCGGCTATCTCCTCCATCTCTTTCTCTTTCATGCCGCGCGTAGTGACGGCGGGAACGCCTATCCTTACCCCGCTCGGTTTCGCCGGGGGATTCGGGTCGTAAGGGATCGTATTTTTGTTCACGGTTATGCCGGCCTTGTCGAGGGCTTCCTGGGCGTCCTTGCCGTTCAGGCCTTTATCCTCAGCAGAGCTGAGGACTTTGCTGTTGAGGTCCAGCGAGAATAAGTGGTTGTCTGTCCCGCCCGAGACAATCCTATAGCCGCGTTTCTGGAATTCGGACGCCAGCGCGCGCGCATTTTTCAATATCTGGTTCTGGTAGTCCTTGAATTCAGGCTTCAACGCCTCTTTGAATGAAACCGCTTTCGCCGCGATGACATGCATCAACGGCCCGCCCTGGATGCCGGGGAAGACCATCGAATCGATCTTTCTCGCGAACTCTTTTTTGCATAAGATCATGCCCCCGCGCGGGCCGCGCAGGGTCTTGTGCGTCGTGGTAGTCACGAATTCGGCGTAAGGGACCGGGTCCGGATGTATGCCTGCGGCGACAAGACCGGCGAAATGGGCCATATCGACCATGAGAAACGCGCCCACTTTGTCGCATATCTGGCGGAACCTCTTGAAATCTATCGAGCGTGAATAATTCGAGGCGCCGGCGAGTATCATCTTCGGCTTGCATTGGAGGGCCGACTTTTCTATCTCGTCGTAGTCGAGCATCTCGGTCTTGCGGTCGACCATATAAGGGACGATGTTAAAATACTTGCCGGAGAAATTCGCCTTGTGGCCGTGGGTGAGATGGCCTCCGCAAGCGAGGTCGAGGGCCATGACCGTATCACCCATGTTAAGCGCCGAAAAATATACGGCCATGTTCGCCGACGAACCGCAGTGCGGCTGGACGTTGGCGTGTTCGGCCTTGAACAATTCCTTCGCGCGCTCGATGGCAAGTTTTTCCGCGGCGTCTATATGCTCACAGCCGCCGTACCACCGCGCGGCCGGATAGCCCTCGGCGTATTTGTTCGTAAGGACCGAGCCCTGCGCCTCAAGGACAGCGCGGCTTACGAAATTCTCGCTCGCGATGAGCTCTATATTCTCCTCCTCGCGGCGCGTCTCGTTTATTATCGCCTCGTAGATCTCCGGATCCACCCTCTTGAGATTCTTCATTTACACGCCTCCAGGTCGGATATCTGCTTTACCCTCCTTAAGTGCCTCCCGCCGAGCCTCCTCGTCGAAAGCCACACGTCCAATATCTTCTTCACTTTATAATTGTTCATCGATCTCGAGCCGAAGACTATGACGTTCGCGTCATTGTGCTCGCGGGAGGAGCGCGCGTCCTCGATATTGTAGACGAGGGCGGCCCTCACGCCGCGGGCTTTGTTAGCGACTATCGACATGCCTATCCCGCTTTTGCATATCAATATGCCGCGCGCGAATTTTTTCTTCCCGACCGCTTCCGCGACAAGGAACCCGTATTTGGGATAATCGCACGATTCCGGCGTATAGCACCCGAAATCCTTTATCTCATAGCCTTTCGACTTTAGGTATTTTATGACCTTGTTTTTAAGGTCGTAACCGCCGTGGTCGGCGCCGACAGCTATCCGCATATCTTCCTCCCTAACTTTTCTATCGCGTCTTTTAAGGTCATAAGGACCGATTCATAGACCTCTTTCGGTTTCCCGATCGGGTCGACGACCCTGAGGTTTTTGGGTTTCTCGCTGTCGCCGCTATAGGCGTAATCCAAAAGCAGGTGCGTCTTGCCCTCGGCTTCGGGCAAAATCCCGGTAACCGCCGCCACGTGCACCGGCTCCATGCATAGGATCAGGTCGTATTCCCCTATCAAGCGGCCGGAGACGGACTGCGCCCGGTGGGACGATACGTCCACATGCTCCCTCTTCATCACGTCTATCGCGTTCGAGCTTGCCATCATCCCGGGGATCGTCGCTATCCCGGCCGAGGCGACTCTGACATCGCCGCAGCCGTGGTCTTTGAGCCATTTTTTAAAAAGCCCCTCGGCCATGACGCTGCGGCATGAATTGCCGGTGCATACCATCAATACGGATTTTATCATATCCGCTCGATCTCCGCTTTCGGTATCGCGCCTTCGCGCAATACCTTGGGCCTGCGGCCGGTCATGTCTACGACCGTAGACTCGATGCCGATCGCCGTCTTGCCGCCGTCAATTACGATATCGACCTTCCCGTCGAGGTCGCGTAATACTTCCGCGGCGCTCGTCGGCGGTTTATTACCCGATATGTTCGCGCTGGGCGCGACGACCGGGACGCCTGCTTTTTTTATCAGGCCGAAGGCGATCTTATTGTCCGGCATCCTGAAACCGGTTTTTTTTCCGCGGCTGTCCCTCAATATTATCGTCAACGGGCCCGGCCAATACTTTTTTATTAATCTCTCCGCGCCGGCCGGTATCTTTCCGGTTATCTTCCTGACCGAGGCCGTATCGGCTACGTGCACCGTAAGCGGCTTGTTCTTCGGGCGCTTCTTTATTTCATATATTTTCTTTATCGCCTTTTTATCGAGGAGGTTCGCGCCGAGGCCATATACAGTCTCGGTCGGGAAAACCACCAACCCTCCCTTTTTAAGCTCCGCGGCCGCCTTCTTTATCTTCGCCGCTTCGGGTTTCGAAGCGTTGACACGCAGGACTTCCGTCATATCTTCAGTTTTTTATTCTTCGCTATTACGTCGGCCTCAAGCCTTCTCTTGAAGGCGTTGAGCTCCCCGGCGATCTTCTTGTCGCTTAGGGCCAGGATCTGCAGCGCAAATATAGAAGCGTTCCTCGCGCCTGATTTTCCTATCGCCATCGTCGCGACCGGGACGCCGTAAGGCATCTGCACCGTCGAGAAGAGGGAATCCATCCCGTTAAGGCTGCTCGTCTCCATCGGGACTCCGATGACCGGCAATCTAGTCAGGGACGCGATGACTCCGGCCAGGTGCGCGGCTCCGCCGGCGGCGGCTATTACGACCTTTATGCCTTTCTTCTCCGCCGACCTCGCAAAATCATGCACCAGGCCCGGGCTCCTGTGGGCAGACATTATTTTAAGCTCAAAAAGCACTTTAAAATCCTTCAATACCTTAAGCCCCTCTTCCATCGCCGGAAGGTCTGAATCTGAACCTAATATGACCGCGATCCTTGGATTCGCCATTTTCTATTATCTCCTGTTTAGCGCCCTGTAGCCTATATCCCTTCTGAAATGCATCCCCTCGAACTCTATGAAATTTACGGCGTTATAACACCTCGCTATCGCCTCTTGTATGTCCGGGCCGAGCGCCGTCACGCTAAGGACCCGGCCGCCCGCGGTCACGATCTTCCCGTCGGATATCTTCGTGCCGGCATGAAAGATGTGGACATCTTTCATTTTTTCCAAGGCATCCAGCCCCTCGATCTCGAAACCCGTCTTATATTCCCCCGGATACCCGCCCGAAGAGAGCACTACCGAGACGCACGGCCTCTCGTCCCACTCGAGCAGGGCGATATCTATCTCATCGTCCACCGAGGCCTCGATCAATTCGACGAAATCGCTTTTTAAGCGGGGAAGTATCGCCTGGGTCTCGGGGTCTCCGAACCTGCAGTTGAACTCGAGCAGCTTCGGCCCGGAACCGTCTATCATCAGCCCCGCGTACAGGGCGCCGGTATATTTTATTCCCTCTTTGCGCAGCCCCTCTATCGCAGGCTTGATTATATCTTTCATCACCGCATCCATCATCGCTTCCGGGACGACAGGCGCGGGCGAATACGCGCCCATACCGCCGGTATTCGGGCCTTTGTCCCCGTCAAATATCCTCTTGTGGTCCTGCGCCGAGGCGAGGGGGACGGCATCTTTCCCGTCAGTGACGACTATGATAGACGCCTCTTCGCCTTCGAGGCATTCCTCGATCACCACTTTTTTTCCCGCGTCCTTGAATATCTTACGTTCCATCATCGCCTCTACAGCGGCGATCCCCTCTTCTTTTTCGGAACAGACGACTACGCCTTTTCCTGCGGCGAGCCCGTCCGCTTTCACGACAAACCTGCCCTTAAATCCTTTTATATATTTTTTCGCGGCATCGCTGTCGGTGAAGACCTCGAATTTCGCGGTCGGGATGCCGTATTTTTTCGCGAGCTCTTTCATGAAGACCTTGCTCGACTCGAGCCGCGCGGCCTCCTTTGACGGACCGAATACCCTGAGGCCGTTCGCGCAGAATTTATCCACTATACCGCCGGAGAGCGGCGCCTCAGGCCCGACGACGGTAAGGTCCATTTTATTCCTCGAGGCGAAAGCTGTCAGGGCGGCTATGTCATCGGCTTTTATATCTACGCATTCGGCGATCTGCGATATCCCGCCGTTCCCCGGCGCGCAGAATACCTTGTCGACCAGCGGCGACTGCCTTATCTTCCAGGCGAGCGCGTGCTCCCTCCCGCCCGAACCGACCACTAAAACCCGCATATTATCCTTACTTTGCCCCCTCGCTTCGCGCGGGACTTTGCCTTCCCGTTATCCACCGAACCGACGATCCACGAATCTATCTTCCATTTATCAAATATCTTTTTAGCGGTCCCGTAATCTTTCGGGTCGATCACGATTATCATCCCAAGGCCCATATTGAAGGTGCGGAACATCTCTATCTCGTCTATCTTTCCCTTCCGCTGTATTCTCCTGAATATCTCCGGGACTACCCATGAGCCTTTCTCGATGACAAGGGTCTTGTCCTTAGGAACGATGCGCGGCAATTTCTCGAAATAGGCGCCGCCGGTTATATGCGCGATGCCTTTTATCTCCGCTTTTTTCTTCAGTTCCAATATGGGCTTGACATATATCCTCGTCGGACGGAGCAGCTCTTTTGAAAGGGCCTTCTGCTCGGCCCGTGAAAATACTTTCCTGACCAATGAATACCCGTTCGAATGCAGGCCGTTCGAGGCAAGCCCTATCGCGATATCGCCGGCCTTTATCTTCGAACTGTCGACTATCCCCTTCCTCTCGACCGCCCCGACGCAAAATCCGGCGAGGTCATATTCGCCTTCTTTATAGAACGCCGGCATCTCCGCGGTCTCGCCGCCTATCAACGCGCAACCCGCCTGCCTGCATCCCTCGGCGATGCCCTTCATGACATCGGTCAGGACTTTTTTATCTATCTTTCCGGTAGCGATATAATCAAGGAAGAAGAGCGGTTCGGCGCCCGAGGTCAGGATGTCATTGACGTTCATCGCGACCATATCAATGCCGACGGTATCATGCTTGCCCGCCAGGAATGCGATCTTTAATTTCGTGCCGACCCCGTCGGTGGATGAGACGAGCACCGGGTCCTTATATCCGGCCGCCTTGAGATCAAAGAGCCCGCCGAACCCGCCGAGCCTGCAGTCCGCGCCCTTGCGCGCCGTCGACTTCGTATATTTCTTTATCGCCTCGACAAAACGGCTTCCTTCGCGCACATCGACGCCGGCTTTTTTGTATGTAAGGCCCATATCAATACCCCTTATGCTCTGTGGCGAACTTATTCGCCTCGCCGCCGAAAGGCACCGGATAGTCCCCTGTATAACATGCGGTGCAGTAATTGCCCGGGCATGAGACGCAGCTTAATAACCCCTCGACCGAAAGATATCCGAGCGTCGTGACGCCCAAAAACTTCCTTATCTCCTCTATCGAATGCGTCGCCGCTATCAGTTCTTTCTTGGTCGGAAAATCTATGCCGTAAAAACACGGGTGTTTTATCGGGGGGCAAGATATCCTCATATGGACTTCCTTGGCGCCCGCGTCATAAAGTTTCTTGATCCTCGCGCGGGAGGTCGTCCCGCGGACGATCGAATCGTCGACGACGATCACCTTCTTGTCCTTCAGGAGCGCCTTTATCGGGTTCAATTTTATCTTTACGCTGAAATCGCGTATATGCTGCAGCGGCTGGATGAATGTCCTGCCGATGTAATGGTTCCTTATTATGCCCATCTCGATCGGTATTCCCGACTCGTGCGAAAGGCCGAGCGCGGCCGGCGTGCCCGAGTCAGGCACCGGGATGATGAGATCGGCATCGACCGGATGCTCATTCGCGAGCTTGTGGCCGAGCCTCTGCCTTACCAGGTGGACCGACTCGCCGAATATGAAAGAATCCGGCCTCGCGAAATAAACATGCTCGAATATGCAATGCGAGATCCTCTTGCTCTCGCCGAACGGCTTGGTCGAACGCAGGCCTTTCTTCGTGATATACAAGACCTCTCCCGGCTCGATCTCGCGGACGAATTCCGCCTCGATAAGGTCGAGCGCCGTCGTCTCGCTGGCCAATACGTATGCGTCGCCGAGTTTCCCCAGGCAGAGCGGCCTCCATCCATGCGGGTCGCGGACCCCGACGAGCATATCCTCCTTCATTATTACGAGCGAGAAGGCGCCTTTCAGCTGCTTGAGCGTATAGACAAGCCCTTCTTCGAAATTTTTGTGCTCGGGCCGCGCCAACAGGTGTATTATTATCTCCGAATCGAGAGTCGTCTGGAATATCGAGCCGCGGGCTTCGAGCTCGTCGCGCAAGCGCGCGCCGTTGACGAGGTTGCCGTTGTGGCCGACAGCCACTGTGCCGCGGGAATAATCAACCACGACCGGCTGCGCGTTCTTCAGCGTCGTAGACCCGGTGGTCGAATACCTGACATGGCCTATCGCGACGTCGCCTTTCAGTCCGGCCAGGACCCCTTCGTTGAAGACTTCCGGGACCAGGCCCATCCCTTTGTGTAAATGCGTTTCGCCGTCGAAAGACGCTATACCTGCCGACTCCTCCCCGCGGTGCTGAAGCGCATACAGTCCGAGATATGTAAGCCGCGCCGCGTCCTTGTGCCCGTAGACGCCGAACAGTCCGCAGTGGTGCTTGATCTTATCGCCCATTTTCACCTCTAGACATTTTTTACCCCGTTCCTGAAAATACTCACCCCGTCCCCTTCCCTCTGCGCCTCGCCGCGCGTCCAGCGCGGGTGCTGGGAAGCGAATAGATGCCTCTCCGGATGCGGCATAAGCCCGAATATCCTGCCGGTGATGTCGCACACGCCGGCTATGTCATCGACCGACCCGTTGGGGTTCCAGGGGAACCCGGCGAGCTTGCCGTACGGGTCGACATACCTGAAAACGACCTGCCCGTTCGCCCATAATTTCCCCAGGACCTCGTCGTCCTTCGGGATGAATTTTCCTTCGCCGTGCGCGGCGGGCACATATATCATGCGTTCGATGTCCCTGGTCCAAACGCACTTGTTCCGGGATCCGCTGTTCAGCCCCTTAGCGGCCTTAAGATAGACCCACCTGTCCTCATAGCGCGCCGTGTCGTTGGTCGTAAGCGTCGCCTCCAGCTGCTCGCCGTTTACTCCCTTTCCCGGCAGAAGGCCCGCCTTTACGAGGACCTGGAAACCGTTGCATATCCCGATGATAAGTTTTCCGGCGCCCACGAATTTCCCGAGGTCCCCGGCCAATTTGTATTTTAATTCGTTCGCGAGTATCTTTCCCGAACCGACGTCGTCGCCGTAAGTGAACCCGCCCGGCACGGCCATGATATGGTAGTCGCGCAGTTTCTTCTCTCCGCTGATAAGCTGGTTTATATGCACGGATTCGGATCTCGCGCCGGCGTGTTCGAACGCGAAAGCCGTCTCCACATCGCAATTCGTCCCGGCCGCGCGGAGGACTATGACCTTCGGCCTTCTCTTTATCGCTACCATCTTAACGGCCTCTGCCAGGCCTCCTTCAGTTCTTTACGGTCGGTCCTTACGACGATATCCCCTCCGGCGCCGTAGACCGTAAAATATTTCTCCTCGAGGACGCCGCCTATGAGCCCGATCGCCGCGCCCCTCATCGCCTTCTCGAACCTCTTCTTTTTTCCCGGGCTGACGCCGGCGATGAAACGGGTATTCGACTCCGAAAATAATATGATGTCGTCGCGCTTCTTCCCTCGCGTGCCGTATTTTACCTTGAAAGGCGCTTTTTCCAGT
Proteins encoded in this region:
- the purF gene encoding amidophosphoribosyltransferase — translated: MGDKIKHHCGLFGVYGHKDAARLTYLGLYALQHRGEESAGIASFDGETHLHKGMGLVPEVFNEGVLAGLKGDVAIGHVRYSTTGSTTLKNAQPVVVDYSRGTVAVGHNGNLVNGARLRDELEARGSIFQTTLDSEIIIHLLARPEHKNFEEGLVYTLKQLKGAFSLVIMKEDMLVGVRDPHGWRPLCLGKLGDAYVLASETTALDLIEAEFVREIEPGEVLYITKKGLRSTKPFGESKRISHCIFEHVYFARPDSFIFGESVHLVRQRLGHKLANEHPVDADLIIPVPDSGTPAALGLSHESGIPIEMGIIRNHYIGRTFIQPLQHIRDFSVKIKLNPIKALLKDKKVIVVDDSIVRGTTSRARIKKLYDAGAKEVHMRISCPPIKHPCFYGIDFPTKKELIAATHSIEEIRKFLGVTTLGYLSVEGLLSCVSCPGNYCTACYTGDYPVPFGGEANKFATEHKGY
- the purQ gene encoding phosphoribosylformylglycinamidine synthase I; translated protein: MVAIKRRPKVIVLRAAGTNCDVETAFAFEHAGARSESVHINQLISGEKKLRDYHIMAVPGGFTYGDDVGSGKILANELKYKLAGDLGKFVGAGKLIIGICNGFQVLVKAGLLPGKGVNGEQLEATLTTNDTARYEDRWVYLKAAKGLNSGSRNKCVWTRDIERMIYVPAAHGEGKFIPKDDEVLGKLWANGQVVFRYVDPYGKLAGFPWNPNGSVDDIAGVCDITGRIFGLMPHPERHLFASQHPRWTRGEAQREGDGVSIFRNGVKNV